CGGGAGCCCTTTATGGTGGACGAAGCGTCCCTGGACTCCATGGTGGCGGCATTCCGGACCCGGGGGATCGATCTGGTGATCGATTACGAACACCAATCCCTGAACGGAGAGCGGGCCCCGGCGGCCGGCTGGATCAAGGACCTGGAGGCCAGGAGCGACGGGCTCTGGGCCCGGGTGGATTGGACCCAGCAGGCCCGGGAATACCTGGCGCAGCGGGAGTATCGTTACTTTTCGCCCGTGCTGCGACTGGACCAGGAAACCCGTAGGCCCACGGCTTTGATGCACGTGGGTTTGACCAACGTGCCGGCCATCAATCATCTGCCGCCTCTGGTGGCCCGGTGGGGGGGTGAGGCCAAGCCCGCGGCCCTGGAGTTTAAAACCCCGATGATGGAGATGGACCCGGTAAAGGAGAAGCCGATGATGGTGGAAAAACTCAAACGCCTCATGGGGCTTACGTCCGAGGTGGAAGAAAGCACGGTCTGTGACAAGGCGCTGGAGGCCTTTCGGGACTTGGGTGCGATCTTGAATCTTCCGGATGATGCCACCGTGGCTCAACTCAAGGGAGCGGTGGAAGCTCACAAAGCCGCGGTGGTGCGCTTGCACAAGGCCGAAGAGGAAGTGCAGAGCCTCAAGGCCCGTCTGGTGGAAGAAACCACGGAGCGATCCGTGGAAGAAGCCCTGAAGACCGGTAAGGTCAGTCCGGCGCAACGCGGTTGGGCCCTGGAATATTGCCGCCGGGACCCCGAAGGTTTCAAAACTTATGCGCAGCGGGCACCGAAACTGGTACCCACCGGCGAGGAATTGCAGCTTAAGAAAGACCCCTTTGACGGGGAGTATAGCCTGGTCCCGGAGGAACTGGCCATTTGCCGCTCCTTGAACGTCTCGGCAGAAGCGTTTCTCAGGGCCAAAGAGCAGGGGTCAGGGATTAGGGA
Above is a genomic segment from Desulfobaccales bacterium containing:
- a CDS encoding phage protease — protein: MAPNEGSKNQSAVLPEWIRVLPLGKVELADHREPFMVDEASLDSMVAAFRTRGIDLVIDYEHQSLNGERAPAAGWIKDLEARSDGLWARVDWTQQAREYLAQREYRYFSPVLRLDQETRRPTALMHVGLTNVPAINHLPPLVARWGGEAKPAALEFKTPMMEMDPVKEKPMMVEKLKRLMGLTSEVEESTVCDKALEAFRDLGAILNLPDDATVAQLKGAVEAHKAAVVRLHKAEEEVQSLKARLVEETTERSVEEALKTGKVSPAQRGWALEYCRRDPEGFKTYAQRAPKLVPTGEELQLKKDPFDGEYSLVPEELAICRSLNVSAEAFLRAKEQGSGIRD